The genomic interval CCTATGAAATTGCTGCATTATCTCATCAGTAGTATTGTTAATAGTTCTTATAGATAAGACTGTTCTACTTCTATCTTGACCTATAACTCCATCTGGATCAAATCCTAACCCCATAACATCTGGAGCATTTAGTTTAAGTTGTGCCACAATTTTTCTCCACGATGTATAATCAAAGTTTTCAATCAATTTACTATCAAGATATATTCGAACATCTTTAATAAATGCTGGTCCAGTGCCTTCATTAGACAAGACTATCTTGGATTGATTGGAAGTACACCTTTCAAATGACAAGTGTGGTTTAACGGAGCAGCGATTGTGTTCTCGTGTAGTTATTACTTGCCATACAGCAACGAAAACAGCCGCACAAGCAATTACCAAATAACATACATTAGTTACAACTTGCGTGTCCACATGCGCTCCTTTCAACCTAACTAGTAATTATACTGCAAAAAATCCTGCTAAGATTTGGGATTGTTCTCTTTACCATCTACGTTGTAACCGCCATTAAGCTTGTGTCTGGCAAACCAAATAAGTAAGAAAACAGGCCATCCATATAGTGGAATCATCGTTGTCAAAATTCCAAGTATGACAAATATCGGTGGAGGACCACCCATGAAGTCAACCACAACAAAGATCGTAGAGATTCCCTCGAGCACATAAAGCCACGATCCTAAAACGAGTACCCTGCTACCCCAAGATCTGTGGAGAATTATTCCAATAGCTCCACATATCATAAAGACAATTACACCAATATTACAAATAATGGATAAAATAGTTGCATTTTCTGAAGGGTGATAAAATAAGCACAGGAAGAGTCCATACAAAAGAGTGAAAACCCCAATTACAAGTGGCCATTTCGGTCTCCGATGTGATTTTTCATCCATCGTTATCCTCCTTTTAATTTTCAATTAATGTAATCGCTTTATGTTCGCAGGCATCAACACAAGCGCCACAATCAATGCAAGCTTCCGCATCATATCCCAATTTTATCTTCCGCTCCAATGCGTCAACGGGACAAACCTCAACACAACCGTCACATTCGCCGCCGCATTCACACGATGTACACTTACCGTCTTTCCAGCAACATTTTTCATAATCAATTTTTATAGGCATTTTAAGACCCAACCCTTTCTTTTAACTTAAACTCCTATATCCTCGTTCCAAAGCTTTGGATTTTCGCTAATAAATTTTCGCATCATTGCTATGCACGTTTCATCCTGCAATACTTCCACATCTACACCTTTTGACTTAAGATGTTCTTCATCTCCCATAAACATCTTATTCTCGCCGACAACAACCTGCTTGATACCATACAATATTATGGCGCCCGAACACATCGGACATGGTGAAAGCGTAGTATATAAAACGCATTCTTTATATACTGATGCAGGTTGGCGCTTCGCGTTTTCCAGAGCATCCATCTCGGCGTGTAAAATAGCGCTTCCTTTCTGCACGCGCCTGTTATGCCCCCGACCAATTATCTTCCCGCCATAAACAATAACAGCGCCTATAGGTATTCCTCCCTCACTCAAGCCCTCGTTAGCTTCATCTATAGCCACTCTCATAAATTCATTTATCATAATTTCTCACAATTCAGGTATAATATAATCTCTTGAACAATAAAAAGCAAAATAAGAAGAGTGATTGCCACCCTTGAACCCAACGTAGTTCGGGGTCAAACAAAGATGTTATTGCGAGGTTCGATGGCTTTGAAAAGAGCGAGCACCGGACTTCTTCTAACAGTATCTTAAATGCGAAATTTTCACTATAATCACAGATAGGTCTCATAAAAATGGAAAAAGAAATTCTAAAATTCTGGTTGATGCCCAATTCGGGCTTTGAAACCGCAGAGATAATCGATACGGAAATTAAAGAGTTCACAAAAAAGAATCCATCCATCGACGTTCAGTACGATATTATTCCTTGGGCGCGCGCTTGGGAAAGGATTGTAGAACACATTAAAAATAAATCCTGCCCCGATGTTATCCAAATAGGCAATTCGTGGAGCGGAACGCTTTCCATGTTTAAATCTTTTGCCGATATTTCAAAATATAAAAAAGAAATAATAAAAAAAAATTCTTTGTTTGATGTTGCCGGCTCTTCTCCGCTGACAAGTAATGACGGCAATAACTGCCTTCCGTGGTTCGCTGATATACGCATTTTATATTATCGAAAAGATATTTTAGAGAAATACCATATCCCCACAGAATGGCTGGATACGTGGGAAGGAATTGTTCATGTTTGCGAGAAACTAAAAAAAATAGACGCACAAGGTATATCCCCAATTGGAGTTTCGGGGCAATTTGAACAGACGCTTGTCCAAGATATTGCCTGCTGGATATGGAACGCGGGCGGAGATTTCTTCTCTAGAGACAAGGGGGAAATCTTAATAAATCAAAAAGAGTCAATCGACGGCATGAAGTTTTATTTTGACTTAATTAACAACTATTCTTCTAAGGAAGCTCTGCTTAAAAACTACAGCTATGTCGCAGACAACTTTTTCTTAAGGGATAAATATGCGCTGTATTTCTCGAACCCGTGGCACCTCGTGACCTTCCTGAGCAAAAACAATCCACATTTCAGTAAAAAGTTGCACAAAAAGATAGGCATAGCTTTATTTCCTAAGGGCACTCTTCGGAGAACTACTTTTCGCGGAGGTAGCGACCTTGCTATTATGAAGTCTACTTCTATGTTTAAGGAATCTCTTGAATTGATTAAATTTCTGGTTTCCAGACAGTCCCAGGCAAGATATTGCAAAAATATCGGAATGCTCCCGTCAAATATGAAAGCTTTTGAATCAATATATATACAAAATACAACCCAGAAGAAAATACTAAAAGAATCCTACAAAATAGGTAGGGGATTCCCTAATCATTTATACTGGGGCAGCATGGAAATAATTGTGGCGCGGTCTTTCTCCAAAATAATGAAGAAAATTGCGGATAACAGATACAGCCATAATATTTTAAAGAAAGAGATTGACTATCTTGCGGAACAGATGGAATACGTAATAAATTTATAAATATATCGCAAATCCCATTAGAAATCCTTGTCTTTGACAAGGCATACGCCTTTGGCGTCTTATTTCTAACGGGACAAGGATTAAAATGAAGAGAATAAAAGAGATTCTGCGGATTAACAGGCACTTGAAAGTATTAAATCGAATCAGCCAGAATTTCCATTCTTTTAACGATATAAAAATACCATTGAAGATGGTTATAGAAAATATCTTAAAAGAGATGAAACTTGATGAAACCACAATACTTTTATACAAGAAAGAAAGCAAAGCTCTCTACTCTATTTTATTTGCTACCGAAAGAGGCATTCAAGAGGGAGAAGAATTTATACTGATAGAGCCGAACGACTTTTTTGCTTCTCTTTTATCCAATGAAACAAAATATGAGTATTTGCCGAAAGAGTTCACCCTCTACATCCCGATAAAGTATAGAAATTTGCCTATTGGTATTCTGCGGGCAAGAAACGATATATCAAAAAAACCGATTAATAAGAAATATATCCAACTTCTGGTTGATTACACAAATATAATTGCAGCCGGGATATATGATGCCAACAGGTCTTCTGAAAATCAGAAGTTTCTAAATAAGTTAGTGGCATTATCAAACATCACTATGTCAGCCATCAGCACTCTGGAGAAAAAAAGAATATTGGGCATTATTTTAAAAGATATTGTTATGAGTCTCGGATTTGACAGGGTAAAACTTTACCTTATAAATGACAAAGGGGACTCATTAAACGGAGTTATGTCATTTGATATAAGGGGAAGAATAAAAATCATAAAAAATGAGAAATATCCTATCGACAAGGGAACAAACAGGTTTTATAACGAGTTAATTGCGCGGCAAAAAAGAATGTTTAAATTAAATAAAGACATTTTTGGGCTGGTTAAAGTTTTCCCTATGAAAGTTAAAAACCAGATTATCGGGTTTATGGAAGTGGACAATATTTTCAGCCGTCAGATTATCAGCAAGGAAGACATAGATTATCTTAAATTATTCATTAATCAGACGAGCATTGCGATAGAAAACGCCCGCCTTTACAACAGGGTAACGGAACTTTCAATAAAAGATGAACTTTCGGGTCTTTATAATGCCCGCCATTTCTATCAGCAATTAGAAAATGAACTGGCAAGGATAGAAAGATACCAAAACCCTCTTGCTATAATTATGATAGATATCGACTACTTCAAAAAATACAACGATAATTACGGACATCTGACAGGCGACAATATTATAAGGGATCTCGGTGAAATAATTTCCAACAGCGTGCGAACAATTGATATCCCGGCGCGTTACGGCGGGGACGAATTCATAGTCCTATTAGTTAACTGTTCGCTTGACCAGGCGGTTAAAGTCGCCCAAAGAATTAAAAGGGGAGTTGACAATAGCAATTTTACGTTTAAAGGAAAAAAATTAAAGATTACAGTAAGCATGGGAGTAGCAGTCCATCCCCCCAGAAAAATATCAGGTAAGGCTCTTGTGAAATTAGCAGACAGTTCTCTTTATAAAGCAAAACAGGCAGGAAGAAACAAAATCTACCCGAGTTAGAAATTCCACAAAAGCCCCCATTGCCAGTCTCGCCATTGTATCTTTGGTAGACTGTGGGGGGTACTCTTCTATCAAATGTGCAAAGTCCCCTCTTCTTGATTTTGAAGAAATCAGAGGGGGGAGACCTGACCCTTTTTATTGATGAAAGCCTTTTTTAGGATTAATCCCACCATAGAAAAATCATATTATTCTTTATTTCCGGCTTACTATAAGTTGAATCGCTTTCTTTGGCGCACATATCAACAACTGCTTGTTTTTTATTTGCATCAAAAGGTAAAAC from bacterium carries:
- a CDS encoding 4Fe-4S binding protein — protein: MPIKIDYEKCCWKDGKCTSCECGGECDGCVEVCPVDALERKIKLGYDAEACIDCGACVDACEHKAITLIEN
- a CDS encoding nucleoside deaminase, yielding MNEFMRVAIDEANEGLSEGGIPIGAVIVYGGKIIGRGHNRRVQKGSAILHAEMDALENAKRQPASVYKECVLYTTLSPCPMCSGAIILYGIKQVVVGENKMFMGDEEHLKSKGVDVEVLQDETCIAMMRKFISENPKLWNEDIGV
- a CDS encoding extracellular solute-binding protein, encoding MEKEILKFWLMPNSGFETAEIIDTEIKEFTKKNPSIDVQYDIIPWARAWERIVEHIKNKSCPDVIQIGNSWSGTLSMFKSFADISKYKKEIIKKNSLFDVAGSSPLTSNDGNNCLPWFADIRILYYRKDILEKYHIPTEWLDTWEGIVHVCEKLKKIDAQGISPIGVSGQFEQTLVQDIACWIWNAGGDFFSRDKGEILINQKESIDGMKFYFDLINNYSSKEALLKNYSYVADNFFLRDKYALYFSNPWHLVTFLSKNNPHFSKKLHKKIGIALFPKGTLRRTTFRGGSDLAIMKSTSMFKESLELIKFLVSRQSQARYCKNIGMLPSNMKAFESIYIQNTTQKKILKESYKIGRGFPNHLYWGSMEIIVARSFSKIMKKIADNRYSHNILKKEIDYLAEQMEYVINL
- a CDS encoding sensor domain-containing diguanylate cyclase; amino-acid sequence: MKRIKEILRINRHLKVLNRISQNFHSFNDIKIPLKMVIENILKEMKLDETTILLYKKESKALYSILFATERGIQEGEEFILIEPNDFFASLLSNETKYEYLPKEFTLYIPIKYRNLPIGILRARNDISKKPINKKYIQLLVDYTNIIAAGIYDANRSSENQKFLNKLVALSNITMSAISTLEKKRILGIILKDIVMSLGFDRVKLYLINDKGDSLNGVMSFDIRGRIKIIKNEKYPIDKGTNRFYNELIARQKRMFKLNKDIFGLVKVFPMKVKNQIIGFMEVDNIFSRQIISKEDIDYLKLFINQTSIAIENARLYNRVTELSIKDELSGLYNARHFYQQLENELARIERYQNPLAIIMIDIDYFKKYNDNYGHLTGDNIIRDLGEIISNSVRTIDIPARYGGDEFIVLLVNCSLDQAVKVAQRIKRGVDNSNFTFKGKKLKITVSMGVAVHPPRKISGKALVKLADSSLYKAKQAGRNKIYPS